From Pseudoramibacter sp.:
TTCACCGTGGTGTCCTGCTCGAAAGAGCAGGGCATTTTTTATTGGCAAAATGATAAGGATCGTGATATAATAAAGAAGCCAAAACGATACGTTTTGTATATTTCCTAATTTCTTTGCCCCGCTAGATCGGGGCATTTTTTTGCATACAGCGTAAAATATAATGGAGAGAAAAATGAATCAAACAAAACAGCAGGAAGATGACGTTAAAAAACAATTGATTGAGCAAATGGATAAAGAAAAACTCGAAGCACAAAACAGACGTGATGATAAAAATGCCAGCGTCCATACCGACAGGGATCATATGCTGGGGTATAAGATCTTTTTGGGAATCTGGAATACGGCAGTCTTTGCAATTGGATGGTACTTATTTTTTAATTATAAAATTTTTGAATATTATTCCCGTCCTGGCTACCTGGTTGTCGTTTGTTTGTTCGTGATTGCCTATATCAATTTGGTCGCTTTCTATCATGCTTTTGATTTTCGAAATAAAAGTAAATCAAAATTGATTTTTACGAATTCAATTTCGATTTTAACAGTAGACTTGCTGATCTATCTCGGCGGCTGTTTGTTCAATGCTGGATATATCGACGTTAAACCTGGAATCATTATTGCAGCCATTCAGGTTGCCGTGACCTGGATTGTCGTATTAACGGCGAAAAAACGCGCTGATTTAAATGTATAAAGATTTTAAACGATTTCTTAAAATAATAAAAAATTAATGAAAAAGTTTACGAAAGGTGTTATAATCTAGTTAGCAACAGGTAAAGGAGGCGCAACTCATGGGAAAAATCATTACAGTTGGAAGAGAATTCGGGAGCAATGGGAGAGCCGTTGCAAAAGCATTTTCAGAAGCTGTGAATATTCATTATTATGACCGCGAGTTGATCGCGTTAGCAGCAAAAAAGAGCAAATTATCGGATGAAGAATTGGAACATGTTGATGAAACCCGTGCGAATCCATGGCTGTATTCTTCAGTAGGCTATCAGGTTGGCAGCGGATACACGACAATCGAACCCATTAATGATATTTTGTTCAAAGCAGAGTCAGAAGTGATTGAAGAAATCGCAGCGAATGAAGACGCTGTTATTGTTGGCCGTTGTTCGGATTATGTCCTGCGTCATAAAGTAGACAGCCGTCATGTCTTCATTTATGCACCGCTTAATTATCGTATTGGCGTTGTTCAGGCAAGAGATCAGATTGATGAAAAAGAAGCCAAGCGTTTAATTAAGAAAATGGATAAACAACGGAAGCTGTATTACAACTTCTATACCGACCGGACTTGGAATGAACTGAGAAACTATGACCTTTCAATAGATTCTTCTATTTTTTCCAAAAAAGACATGATCGAAATCTTAAAACAAGTGTATGAAACCTTGGAAGATTAAGAGAATATTAATTATTAAACCGGCAGATTTTAATCTGTCGGTTTTTTTACTTGAAAAGTAATCTCTTTACGAGTATAATATATACGTTGTCTGGGTGTGGCGCAGTTTGGTAGCGCGCGTGAATGGGGTTCACGAGGCCGGAGGTTCGATTCCTCTCACTCAGACCATTTTTATTTGGGAGATTAATTTAATATTATGAGTCAACAAATTCGGAAAAAGAAAAGACAAGCTCAACGAAAAAGAATATTGATGCTATGTCTTATTTTTTTGACCATAATCATATTAGGACTGATTATTCACTACAGGTATACAGCAACGGGCTTATTAGAACAAAGTGAATATAAAGATGTCATATCCTCAGAAGTGTATTTTTTTAAGCATTCTGATTATATTGAAATCAACAATTTCAGCGCCCAGGACCTTACCAGCAGCGAAGGCAGTAAAGTGAACGGTTACACGCCTTTAACAAAAAATAAAATGAGCATTAGTTCAGATTATCTTAACGCTCAAATTTCGACGATTAATCAAATATTAAAAAATAAAGATTATCTTCACTATAATAGAATTGTCAGTCAAATCCAAAACAATTTTAAAGGGCTGGACAAACTGACCAGTCAGCTTTCATCGAGCCAGGGAAAAAAGAAAACATACTTGGTTAATGCTTCGGCATATTTTGGCATGAGCCGAAAAGAACTGATTGCTAAACGTAAGGAACTTAAAAAAATAAAGCAAAAGAAACACCGCCAGATTATATTAAGTGATTTAGGAATGCAGTCGTCCGGATATGTATATGGAACGGTTAATCCCATGGAAAAAGTTGTGACTGAAAATGTTCTGCCGTATATCGATAAAGACTTTCTGGAAAGCATTCAAAAAATTGACCAGCAGGACGAAAGCGCGTTGAAAATTGTAGACAACGATCATCTTTACGCAGCATTTACCGTTGATTCCGATACGACGATACAAAATGAAAGCAATGTTAAAAAATTAAAACAAAAAGTGATCGGAACCTCGAGCCGCAAAAAAGATGTGGCGTATTACAATAAATTGGTTAAACGCGTCGATTTGCTCTGGCAGTATCCGCAAATTTCGATTGTGAAGAACAATAAAAGCTATCCCTGCTACGTTGTCAATGTTTTTAAATCAGGCAGCAAAAAAATTGTTGTGGTGATGTTAAAAGACTATATATCTGTCTTTGCTAATGATAATATATTAAAAAGCGATATCAATATCCAAAGTTTTCAATGTTATCAGGTGCCTAAATCAGCGATTAAAACAGAAGGGAAAAAACAATACCTTACTTTGCTTCAGAAGGGATATTTCAGAAAGAAAGTGGCCGTTAAAGTTCGCTGCTACGATGGAAGAAAGGCAATCCTTTCTGTTGAAGACAATCCTGATTTGAGCGCAAACTCGATGTACTGCACATATCCGTGATGAAATAGAAAGAGGGATAAAAATGGAAATTATTTCAGAACTGACCGATCCGGATTATAAAGAAAAAATTCAGCGCAATATTGCAGCGATTAAAAAAGAACTGCCAGATTCTGTAACGTTGGTTGCCGTAACCAAAAAACATACGGTTGATGAGACTCAGGCAGTGGTCGACGCCGGTGTTTATGATTTGGGCGAAAACCGAGAACAGGATTTAATGGCCAAAAAAGATAAAATCAAAGGGCCGGTTCGCTGGCACTTTATTGGCCATCTCCAAACCAATAAAGTTAAATATTTAATCGGACAGGTTTACCTTATTCATTCGATTTCTTCAATGAAATTAATCAATAAAGTAGAATCAGAATCCGCAAAGAAAGATACGGTTACAGATATTTTGCTGCAGTTTAACTTGGCTGGAGAAGATACGAAATCTGGATTTGCTGCAGATGATCTGGACGCCGCGGTTGCCAAGGTTGAAAGCTGCCCCCACGTTAGATTAAGAGGATTGATGTGCATTGGACCAATGACTGAAAATTCTCATAAAATCCATGAAATATTTGCCCAATTAAAGAAAATGTATGATAAAATAAAAACAACGTATAATGGTGGGGATAATCATATCGATACCTTGTCTATGGGGATGACAAATGATTATCCAATCGCTGTTGAAGAAGGTGCGACAATGATTCGAGTCGGCCGGAAAATATTTCAACGCTAAGGAGTAACCTGAAATGGCAAATGAAAAGTTTAAAGATAAAGTCGTAAGAATGTTCACGGGCGATGATGATTATGATGATGAAGCTTATGAAGATGAAGGCTATGAAGATGATGCTGCAGTCGAAGAAACAGCAGATCAGGATGTAGTTCCATCAGAAAGCAATAAAAAAACAGATTCATATGATGCGCCTCTCGCAGGCGGTGCGCAGGTTTTAGTGCTGAGTCCGGAATTTTTTAGCGACGCTCCAAGCATTGTTAATAAAATTAAAGAAAGTAAAACCGTTGTTGTCAACTTGAAGAATACAGAATATGAAGATGGCCGGAAGATATTTGACTTTTTAAATGGTGCAGTTTTTGCACTGGAAGGCACCATTAACCGTATCGCGGATAATGTCTTCATTTTAGCGCCAAAACAGGTTTCGGTGTCCACTGAAATGCAAAAAGATGAAAAAGACTTGTCAGCTAAACCGATGCTTGACTTTGACGGCGAACCGTCAGAAGATGTCAACTGATATTTTGCAGGAAACGATAAGGGCCGCAAGTTTGACTTGCGGTCTTTTTGTCTGTGTAAGGAGAATTTTAATCTATTGAAAGAAAAAAAACAGGAAGTCATTTTATCGCGGTTGGAAGATGCCCTTTTTCGGGATGACCGGCTTTATTTTTTTGGATTTTACGACGAAATAATGCAAAGTAAAATCAGAACTTTTTTAGATAAAAAGCAGGCAGTTTATACAGCAAATGGAGGGTTTCCAGAAGCATCCCGCAAAATGTTCTGCCTTATTCCGAAGGATTGGGAGTCCTTCATCGATGCGAAAGCTGATTTGGAATGGCCTATGATGGCAGTGCGCTTCGACAGATCTTTTAGTTTTAATCATCGTCATGTCCTGGGAACACTCATGGGACTGGGCATTGAGCATCAGTGCATAGGAGATATCAGCTTTGACGAGCAGGAATGCCAAGTTGTTTTTGATCAGAAAATCTTTCCGTTTTTAAAAAATGAATTTGTTTCAATACGGGGGCGCCAGATTAAGCCTTCATATTTTGAATATCCGGATATTCGTCCCTTCCAGCAAAAAAAGAAACAAATGAACATTACGGTGAATTCGCCGCGCATTGACACGGTCATTGACAGAATTTGGGGATTGTCCCGGCAGAATGCCGAGACCGCGATCAGACAATCCCGAATTCGGGTGAATTATGCTGAAATAGATAAAAAGAATTATACGATAAAATCCGGAGATATTATTTCTTTTAAGGGAAAGGGAAAAGCTAAAATAGTGGCATTTATGGGCAAATCAAAGAAAGGCAAATATCAAATTCAGGTTGAAAAATATATATGATCGATGAAAATCCAAAAAAAATAAAAGAAGCGTATCAGGTTTGCGTTCAGCAGGAAGAAAATCAACTGCGTTTAGATAAATTTTGCGCCCTGCATCTGACACAGTTCTCACGGTCTTACATAAAAGAATTGATTAAAAATCATTTTGTTCAAGTTAACGGAGAAAATAAAAAAGCGGCTTTTTTATTATCAGAAGGGGACAAGGTTGAAATTACCGTTCCGGAAGCTGAGGATTCTCATATTAAGGCAGAAGAGATCCCGCTTGACATTGTTTACGAAGACGAGGATTTATTAGTCGTTGATAAACCGTCTGGCATGGTTGTGCATCCGGCGCCGGGCACTCCGTCAGGAACATTGGTGAATGCGCTTCTGGCCCATACTGATCATTTATCTGATATCAATGGGGTAAAAAGGCCGGGCATCGTTCACCGGATTGACAAGGATACATCAGGCCTTCTGGTGGTGGCCAAAACAAATCATGCGCACCGGTTTCTGGCAGAACAACTGGCAGAGCACAGCATGATTCGGCAATATCACGGACTGGTCTGCGGCAATATCTCCGAAAGTTCCGGCACTGTCGACATGCCGCTGGGCAGACATCCCAAAGAACGAATAAAAATGGCAGTTGTGGAAAACGGCAAGCGGGCTGTGACACATTTTAATGTTATTCAACGTTTTGGCGCTTATACGGAGTTGATCTTTCACTTAGAAACGGGCCGGACGCACCAAATTCGCGTGCACATGCAGGCGATCGGCCACCCGCTGGCTGGTGATCCGCTTTACAGCAGGCACCAGCATCTTCCTTTTAAGACGGATGGCCAGATGCTGCATGCCGAGAAGTTAGGCTTTATTCATCCGACGACACACAAGAAGATGGTTTTTACGTCGCCGCTGCCTGAACTTTTCAGGGATGCGCTGTCGTACTGTGATCAGCACAGGACAATTTAAGGAGTCAGTTTGAAATTTTTTTGATTTGATCGACCAACTCTTGTTTTGGCGTAACGAACATGGTGTTCTGATTGGTGAAAACGACCATGCCCGGTTTTGCGTTTTTGGGTTTGTGGACGTATTTATAGTCGACATAATCGACGGGCACATTTGAAGACGTTCTGGCTTTTGAATAGTAAGCGGCCAGTTGTCCGGCCTCGAGCAGCGTTTTTTCTGTGATGAACCGGCCGTTAGCGATGACCAGAACGTGTGAACCAGGGGAATCTTTAACGTGAAGCCAGCAGTCTTCGGGATCACCTAATTTTGTCGAAATTTCGTCATTTTGGAAATTGTTCTTTCCCACAAGAATGTCGAACCCTTCAGATGAAAGAAAGTGCATGGGATGGGAAGCTTTGGGCTTTTTGTCTTTGGCACTTTTTTTTGTGTGCTTTACCAGATCAGAATGCCGTACTTCGTAGCGGATTTCATCCAATTCTTCATTTTCGGTACATTGTTCGAGCGCATTTAATAATGTACCCAGATAATACACAGTTTCTTCGGTTTTATGAATTTGATCGGTCAGCTGTGTCTGAGCACGCTTCGCTTTGTTGTATTTTTTATAATAACGCTGGGCATTTTGTGCAGGATCCTGGTTGACCTTTAGAGGAATATGCAGAAGGGGGGCGTCCGGATCGTAAAAATTTTCAAGATCGACACCATCCATGCCTTTTTGGATGCGGTAGATATTTGCCGTTATGAGATCGCCATAGAGTTTATTTTTTTCTGCCTTTTGGGATTTTTTGAAATCACGATGCAGATTATCTAATTTTTTTGTGTCTTTTTTGTACAGAGTATTGAGCTGATGCCTTAAATTTGCAGAATTTGCATTAAATCTCAGCCTTTTGTCCCGCAAATAATAAAAGGATTCCAGCATATGTGAGACAGAATCAACAGAACGCTGCTCTAAATCTTTTAAAAAGTGCAGCGGAATGGTCGAAAAGTTTTGAATATGCCGGTGAAAATAATATAGTGTGGGGTTGCAGCTGTTTTTTATTTCATTTTGGATTTCAAAAAAGCTGCTGCTTAAATACCCTTTTTCTTTTACGGTTAAATCTGCCAGAGAACTTTCGCTGTCAATGCCTGCCCTGAAACAAAACTCCCGTGCTAAATCAGGAGAAATGCCAAGAAATCCGTTTACAAAAACAGAAGCTATTTTTTGATTGGGCTGTTGGGACAGCCAATGATCAAATTCAGATGGATCGTGAACTTCAAAGAAATCAGTTCTCCCTTTTTCAGGCGGAAGTTTGTAGTGAAGGCCGGGGAGAATATGACGATACCGGCTGGAAGAGGGGCCGATTCGTTTGAGGGCGTCAATAATGACGGGGCCATTTTGGGGATTGCTGTCATCTTCAACCGTAAGAATAAGATTCGCATTGCGGCCGGTAATTTCTGCAATGAGAGATTTAGTTGTAGGGTCGCCAAAATCATTTCGCCCGAGAATATCGATGACGATGATGCGGTCTGAATGGACCTGTCGGATATCTGTTATGGTCGTATTGATGAGGTGCTTGCGCAAAACCATGCAGAAAGTTGAAGGCTGCGGAGGATTTTTTTTCTTTTTTTCAGTGAGATGAACTCTGGGCTGATTTGCGTTCGCAGATATTAACAAGGTCGCATTGGCAGGGCCTGCCAAGACAAGATGCACCTCGTCATTTTCAGGCTGATAGATTTTTCTGATTTTAGTGCCCTTAAGTTTCGATTGAAGTTCTTTTATGAGATGATAAGTAATGATGCCGTCAAAAGCCAAATGATACCTCCTTTGATGCATTCAAAATAACGAGACTAATATTTTTCTAATATAATCTAAATTTCTGACAAAATCAATAAATAGAGGCGCGGTCTTGTAATTTTAGGGTGAAATAGGTATGATAAACAAAGAAATCATTCGGAGGAAACAATCATGAAAAGTATGACAGGATTCGGGCGTGCAGATGAGCAGAGTCAGGAATGGCGCATCTCAGTAGAAATCAAAACCGTCAACCATCGTTATCGCGACGATACTCTTCATATGCCTTCGATATTAAATGCCCTTGAATTAAAAATTAAAAAAGAGATTGAATTGTATATCTCAAGGGGAAGAGTGGATGTTTATATTCAATTTTTAAAACTGGGCAGCGATCAAAAAGAAATTGAATTGAATGCGGATTTGGCGCAGGCCTATATTCATGTTCTCAATCAATTAAAAACCCTTGATCCAATGATGGGCAACGAAATCGGAGTCGGTTTGGTGGCACAATTCCCAGACGTCGTTCAGGTGAGCGAAAAAAAGCAGGATGATGCCCTGAACTGGGAAAGATTAAAACCAGTTTTGGACCGTGCCCTTGAACGCGTCGTAGAGAGCAGAGTACAAGATGCCAGGGCGATGAGCCAGGATATGTCCCAGCGTATTGAAAAAATAAAAGATATGATGGCAGGAATTTCCCAGCGTGCGCCGGAAATGCTTAAACAGTACCGCCAGACCATCTATCAGCGCGTCTCTGAATTTGTAAAGGACTCCGCCATTGACGAAGGCAGAATCCTGACTGAGATTGCAGTTATGGCAGATCGCTTAGACATTACAGAAGAGATCACCCGAATGCGAAATCACCTTGAAAGATTAAGCGCCTTTTTTGGAGAAAATGAAGAACCCATAGGCCGTAAATGTGATTTTTTAATTCAGGAGATGAATCGCGAAATCAATACCATTGGGTCAAAGTCATCTGACCTCGAAATTCAGAATCTTGTTGTAGATGTAAAAGCAGAGATCGAAAAGATCAGAGAACAAATTCAAAATATTGAATAATAAAAATAATAGATAGAAGAAGGTAAAAATTGAAACAAAAACGTGGTCAATTGATTATACTGTCCGGACCTTCCGGAGCCGGGAAAGGGACAATTTGTGAAGCGGCATTAAAGGCCATTCCTAATTTAAAGATTTCTACTTCCGCAACCACACGGAAGCCCAGAGGCACTGAAAAAAACGGCGTAGAGTATTTCTTTTTATCTGAAGCAGCTTTCAAAAAGAAGATTGAAAACGGGGAATTCCTCGAATACGCTAAAGTGCACGATCATTATTACGGGACACCCAAGGCCCATATTGTTCAGATGCTCGATAAAGGCATCGATGTCATTTTGGAAATTGACGTCCAGGGCGCTGCACAAATTAAAGAAAAAATGGGATATGGCATTACTATTTTTATTGCGCCGCCATCTCTTCAAGAATTGCAGGAAAGACTGGTGGACCGGAAGACAGACAGTGCCGAACAGATCACCCTGCGTATGAAAAATGCGCAGACAGAATTAAAGCAAGCTCAAAATTACGATTATATTATTGTCAATCGTACTGTCGATCAGGCGGTTGATGATTTAACGGCTATTCTTCGCGCAGAAAAATGCCGAAGTTTGAATAATTTAGAAATCATCCAAGAAATGTTGATGTAAAAGTTCAATAAGGGTTATAATATAGAGTATTCTTAATAGAGAAGGAGCCGATGATATGAGTTGGAAAACATATTATGGAGAAAATGGAAGCGGTCTTCGCTATCCGCCGATTAATTTAATGATTTCTAAGGCTGATAATAAATACGAATTATGTGTTGCAACTTCTAAGAGAGCCCGTCAGTTAATCGATGGCGCGGAACCGTTGGTGCGGATCAACATTGACAATCCCATTTCGACAGCGACTGAAGAAATCGCTGAAGACGAAGTGAAGATCATTGGGCTGAATGCGCAGAAAGCGCAGCAGGAAAAAACGCAGTCAGACGATGATAAGTTTGCAGCAGCGCAAAAAAACGAAGGCTTTTCTTTGGAAGATTTAGCCAATGGCGATGATATTATTCTCGAATAGTGAAAATTGCCAGACTTTTTTTAAAGCAAAAAAATAAGCGGCTCGATCATCTTTACGATTATCGCATTCCAGAGGAAATGGAACAGGCGGTCGTTCCCGGAGTGCGTGTGGCGGTGCCGTTTTCTCTGGGAAACCGCATGATAGAGGGATTTGTTTTTTCTGTCACGGATCATTCCAAATATGCCGACAAACTGCGCAGCATTGTTCAAGTCATCGATCAAAAGCCAGTGGTCGATGATTTGCATCGCCGTTTGTGTCTGTGGATGGTAAAAATATATGACTGCCTTTTTTACGACGCTTTGGCTTTGTTTGTACAAACAGTTCGTGTGACGCGAAAAGCAGATAAAGCGGGACAGGTTCAGTTTTATGTTCACCATCGGCATGAAAGATATTTTCAAATCACCCCTGAAGGACGAAAAGCAGATGTGCGCGGGAAGAAGATGTCCCGTATTGTTGAATTGCTGAAAAGAGGGCCGAAAAGCGAGTCTGAAATTAACGCAGCGGTGAAAAACGCTTCAGACAGCCGGAAAAGATTACTGCAGCGCAGTTGGATCGAAGAAACGGATGAATCCGTTTCCTGTCCAAGGGAAACTGTTAATTTTGAAGATTTTAATGATCAATATACAGACACAAAACAAATTGTGGAAGATATTTTAAGAACCGGAAATAAACCGGTCTTTTTTTATCAATTGGAAGTTGAACATCGCTTTGAAATTTTTTTGCGGGCGGCTGCGGCAGTTGTAAAAAACGGGAGAACCGCTTTTATCATAGAACCTGAAATTAATTTAACACAAAAATTATTGAAGCGCTTTAAATCTGTTTTTGGAGATTCAGGCGCTGTTTTTCACAGCGGACTAAAGATTTCTGAGAAAAATCAAATTGGACAGCATATTCAAAATGGCCGCATTAAAATCGTTTTAGGCTCCCGCGCCGCATTATTTCTTCCTTTAAAGAATATTGGCATGATCGGTTTGGATGAGGTGTGCAGCGCCCTGTATGTTTCAGATTCAGAGCCTCACTACAAGCTTCCGGTTGTGGCCGCGCAACTAGCCAAATGGTCAGATGCTTTGTTTTTAATGTCAGATCCTGTGCCGTCAGTTGAACTTAAGTGGCGGATCCAGGCACATCAAATTGCAGCGGTATCGTCTGAAGCCGATTACCATTCTATTGATATAGTGGATATGCAAAAAGAAATGCGCAGCGGCAATTTGAGCATATTCAGCCATGCTGCAGAGAAGGGTATTGAACAGGCATTGCAGCAGGGAGAGAAATCCCTGCTGCTTCATAACCGTCTTGGATTTCAGCAAGTCGTTTTTTGCCGAGACTGCGGAGAAGTCATCAAATGTTCGGTCTGCGGACGTCCGATGAAAACCGATCAAGGTCAGCGGCTGATTTGCATGACTTGCGGTTCTAAAATGGCTTTTCCACAGCGTTGTCCGAAATGCGGAGGCCCCCATATCAAAGGTATGGGCGTTGGCGTGGAACAGGTGGAAGCTGTGGCTAAACAAAAGTGGCCGGAAGCAGACATATTAAAAATCGATGCCGAAGCTATTCAGCAGTATGGGTTTGCTGCACTAAACGCCCGTATCGCACATGCAAATCTTATTATTGGAACCAGAAGCCTGCTGCGTCATTTTGATTTTGGGACTGTGGGCTGTGCTGTTGCTGTACTCATTGATCAGGATATGGATTTAAATGCTTACAATGCAGCAGAACAAACTTATCGGTTATACCGACTCTTTTTTGAAGAAACCCACGCGTGCTG
This genomic window contains:
- a CDS encoding AAA family ATPase — its product is MGKIITVGREFGSNGRAVAKAFSEAVNIHYYDRELIALAAKKSKLSDEELEHVDETRANPWLYSSVGYQVGSGYTTIEPINDILFKAESEVIEEIAANEDAVIVGRCSDYVLRHKVDSRHVFIYAPLNYRIGVVQARDQIDEKEAKRLIKKMDKQRKLYYNFYTDRTWNELRNYDLSIDSSIFSKKDMIEILKQVYETLED
- a CDS encoding YggS family pyridoxal phosphate-dependent enzyme; the protein is MEIISELTDPDYKEKIQRNIAAIKKELPDSVTLVAVTKKHTVDETQAVVDAGVYDLGENREQDLMAKKDKIKGPVRWHFIGHLQTNKVKYLIGQVYLIHSISSMKLINKVESESAKKDTVTDILLQFNLAGEDTKSGFAADDLDAAVAKVESCPHVRLRGLMCIGPMTENSHKIHEIFAQLKKMYDKIKTTYNGGDNHIDTLSMGMTNDYPIAVEEGATMIRVGRKIFQR
- a CDS encoding cell division protein SepF — protein: MANEKFKDKVVRMFTGDDDYDDEAYEDEGYEDDAAVEETADQDVVPSESNKKTDSYDAPLAGGAQVLVLSPEFFSDAPSIVNKIKESKTVVVNLKNTEYEDGRKIFDFLNGAVFALEGTINRIADNVFILAPKQVSVSTEMQKDEKDLSAKPMLDFDGEPSEDVN
- a CDS encoding YlmH/Sll1252 family protein, whose amino-acid sequence is MKEKKQEVILSRLEDALFRDDRLYFFGFYDEIMQSKIRTFLDKKQAVYTANGGFPEASRKMFCLIPKDWESFIDAKADLEWPMMAVRFDRSFSFNHRHVLGTLMGLGIEHQCIGDISFDEQECQVVFDQKIFPFLKNEFVSIRGRQIKPSYFEYPDIRPFQQKKKQMNITVNSPRIDTVIDRIWGLSRQNAETAIRQSRIRVNYAEIDKKNYTIKSGDIISFKGKGKAKIVAFMGKSKKGKYQIQVEKYI
- a CDS encoding RluA family pseudouridine synthase, whose amino-acid sequence is MIDENPKKIKEAYQVCVQQEENQLRLDKFCALHLTQFSRSYIKELIKNHFVQVNGENKKAAFLLSEGDKVEITVPEAEDSHIKAEEIPLDIVYEDEDLLVVDKPSGMVVHPAPGTPSGTLVNALLAHTDHLSDINGVKRPGIVHRIDKDTSGLLVVAKTNHAHRFLAEQLAEHSMIRQYHGLVCGNISESSGTVDMPLGRHPKERIKMAVVENGKRAVTHFNVIQRFGAYTELIFHLETGRTHQIRVHMQAIGHPLAGDPLYSRHQHLPFKTDGQMLHAEKLGFIHPTTHKKMVFTSPLPELFRDALSYCDQHRTI
- a CDS encoding Rqc2 family fibronectin-binding protein, translated to MAFDGIITYHLIKELQSKLKGTKIRKIYQPENDEVHLVLAGPANATLLISANANQPRVHLTEKKKKNPPQPSTFCMVLRKHLINTTITDIRQVHSDRIIVIDILGRNDFGDPTTKSLIAEITGRNANLILTVEDDSNPQNGPVIIDALKRIGPSSSRYRHILPGLHYKLPPEKGRTDFFEVHDPSEFDHWLSQQPNQKIASVFVNGFLGISPDLAREFCFRAGIDSESSLADLTVKEKGYLSSSFFEIQNEIKNSCNPTLYYFHRHIQNFSTIPLHFLKDLEQRSVDSVSHMLESFYYLRDKRLRFNANSANLRHQLNTLYKKDTKKLDNLHRDFKKSQKAEKNKLYGDLITANIYRIQKGMDGVDLENFYDPDAPLLHIPLKVNQDPAQNAQRYYKKYNKAKRAQTQLTDQIHKTEETVYYLGTLLNALEQCTENEELDEIRYEVRHSDLVKHTKKSAKDKKPKASHPMHFLSSEGFDILVGKNNFQNDEISTKLGDPEDCWLHVKDSPGSHVLVIANGRFITEKTLLEAGQLAAYYSKARTSSNVPVDYVDYKYVHKPKNAKPGMVVFTNQNTMFVTPKQELVDQIKKISN
- a CDS encoding YicC/YloC family endoribonuclease, translated to MKSMTGFGRADEQSQEWRISVEIKTVNHRYRDDTLHMPSILNALELKIKKEIELYISRGRVDVYIQFLKLGSDQKEIELNADLAQAYIHVLNQLKTLDPMMGNEIGVGLVAQFPDVVQVSEKKQDDALNWERLKPVLDRALERVVESRVQDARAMSQDMSQRIEKIKDMMAGISQRAPEMLKQYRQTIYQRVSEFVKDSAIDEGRILTEIAVMADRLDITEEITRMRNHLERLSAFFGENEEPIGRKCDFLIQEMNREINTIGSKSSDLEIQNLVVDVKAEIEKIREQIQNIE
- the gmk gene encoding guanylate kinase, whose protein sequence is MKQKRGQLIILSGPSGAGKGTICEAALKAIPNLKISTSATTRKPRGTEKNGVEYFFLSEAAFKKKIENGEFLEYAKVHDHYYGTPKAHIVQMLDKGIDVILEIDVQGAAQIKEKMGYGITIFIAPPSLQELQERLVDRKTDSAEQITLRMKNAQTELKQAQNYDYIIVNRTVDQAVDDLTAILRAEKCRSLNNLEIIQEMLM
- the rpoZ gene encoding DNA-directed RNA polymerase subunit omega; this translates as MSWKTYYGENGSGLRYPPINLMISKADNKYELCVATSKRARQLIDGAEPLVRINIDNPISTATEEIAEDEVKIIGLNAQKAQQEKTQSDDDKFAAAQKNEGFSLEDLANGDDIILE
- the priA gene encoding replication restart helicase PriA, with amino-acid sequence MKIARLFLKQKNKRLDHLYDYRIPEEMEQAVVPGVRVAVPFSLGNRMIEGFVFSVTDHSKYADKLRSIVQVIDQKPVVDDLHRRLCLWMVKIYDCLFYDALALFVQTVRVTRKADKAGQVQFYVHHRHERYFQITPEGRKADVRGKKMSRIVELLKRGPKSESEINAAVKNASDSRKRLLQRSWIEETDESVSCPRETVNFEDFNDQYTDTKQIVEDILRTGNKPVFFYQLEVEHRFEIFLRAAAAVVKNGRTAFIIEPEINLTQKLLKRFKSVFGDSGAVFHSGLKISEKNQIGQHIQNGRIKIVLGSRAALFLPLKNIGMIGLDEVCSALYVSDSEPHYKLPVVAAQLAKWSDALFLMSDPVPSVELKWRIQAHQIAAVSSEADYHSIDIVDMQKEMRSGNLSIFSHAAEKGIEQALQQGEKSLLLHNRLGFQQVVFCRDCGEVIKCSVCGRPMKTDQGQRLICMTCGSKMAFPQRCPKCGGPHIKGMGVGVEQVEAVAKQKWPEADILKIDAEAIQQYGFAALNARIAHANLIIGTRSLLRHFDFGTVGCAVAVLIDQDMDLNAYNAAEQTYRLYRLFFEETHACCRLIQTYQTQHAVVQALSETKDALFYEAEIQYRERMNYPPFGHLVYFKIFGKNEKQVKQDSYKLYQAVKKQFLSWTVYQPVFNGIRREQQQIEYRIILKAPSIPPVSNGIRKMIWAKTFENISSKMTMMIDPI